Proteins from a single region of Pseudodesulfovibrio sp. S3:
- a CDS encoding universal stress protein, protein MADIKKILCAVDFSDYSPMVADYANMMAKCSGAKIVVLYVAPSLSQYVGFHVPPSSIESFVGEIVTGAEDTMNAFVKENFKDLGVEGKVVTGYPAEEILTICEEEGCDMVVMGTHGRKGIDRILFGSVAEKVVKSSGVPVLTVRPH, encoded by the coding sequence ATGGCAGACATCAAGAAGATCCTTTGTGCAGTCGATTTTTCGGACTATAGCCCCATGGTGGCTGATTACGCCAACATGATGGCCAAGTGCTCGGGAGCCAAGATAGTGGTTCTTTACGTGGCTCCTTCACTCAGTCAATATGTGGGTTTTCATGTGCCTCCAAGTTCCATTGAAAGCTTCGTGGGTGAGATCGTGACCGGTGCAGAGGACACCATGAACGCGTTCGTCAAGGAGAATTTCAAGGATCTCGGCGTTGAAGGCAAGGTGGTTACCGGATATCCCGCCGAGGAAATCCTGACTATTTGCGAGGAGGAAGGGTGCGATATGGTGGTCATGGGCACCCATGGGCGCAAGGGTATCGACCGTATCCTGTTCGGTTCCGTGGCCGAGAAGGTGGTTAAGAGTTCCGGTGTACCCGTGCTTACGGTTCGTCCTCACTAG